The sequence GCGGCCCCAGGGCTGTAGGCTACAGGCTGTGTGAGTGCAGGGCtgtcccacagcagccagagcCCGCCCTACACTCTCCCTAGTCCCTCTCATACAGGCGCCCATAAAGAGCTGCTGTCACCAGGCCAGAGGACAGTCTactcttcctcaggaaatagTGGCCATTCTCCCAGCCAAGCTGGTCAGGGGTTTCCAGGGTCATCCCTGAGGTCAGAAACAGAGGGAAGATGTAGGAAGTACTGAAGTTCCCCCACAGGTGAAACTCAAATATCCCCGTGGCCTCTGTGATCTCCTGCCCGCAGGTGTCAAAGCCAAGACCCCCACACTTGACCAGGGCACACACTTGAACATAGTAAGTGCCATGTACAGTGTGGAGTCCATCAAAGACCCCTAGGGCGTACAGCTCTTTCGACAAAGTGGGCCTCTGGTAAAGTAAATAACAGCAGAGGCCATTTGCACAGACTCGGAGATAGCCTTCCTTTCCCCATACAGGGACCAGGGTGAAATTGTCGTACATCATCTCAGAGTAAAATGTGGGAGGAGCATTCATGTTCCATTTGGTGGCTGCATCACAATGGATTTCTTGAGCATCCTTTTCACAGTATGGATCACCtgccaagatttttaaaaacttactatgGGATGGGTCCATTTTACCTGTGGCATTCTCTGTACCAACAAGGCCCTGTGGATTCCTGGCTACCTGGGCGATTATAAGATGACCTTTGGAGCTTTCCATGTCATGGTGCCAAAAGGACTTCAGAGGGGTGTATATTCCACTTCCAGTCATCCCCAGAGACGGGTGGTGGATGTTAGCAGCCAGAAAGTTGATGCCAAAGGCAATGGCAAAAGCACTCTGAATCTGAATAGCTGCCAAGAGCGGGAGCTGGTTCATCCAGGCGGCCGGATACACAATGTGCTTCACCTCAGAGTCTCTGAGGAGTTGGATGGCAGGGTTGAAGAACAATATATCAAAGCAAGTGAAGATGCCAACCTTGCCGGCAAAAGGGGTATCGAAAATGATGTGATCTACTTTGAGAGGGGCATCAACCGCTGCCTCGAAGTAGAGGTTGTGTTTTCGGTAGCGGTCAACAAGGGTTCCATTACTGCTGAACACAACATCCGTGTTAAACTGGTATCTTCCATCATTTGGGCACCCTGGGTCACTGCTGTGACAAGGCTGCTTTGTTCCGAGATTGGCCACCAGGAACATCTCTCCCTTGAGGGCCATACAGCTCAGGCGTTGGAGcacctaaagaaaaagaaaggaagaaacaaatagatttttttttaaagattttatttttcctttttctccccaaagtcccgctggtacatagttgtatatttttagttgcgggtccttctagttgtggcatgtgggacgccacctcagcatggcctgacgagcggtgccacgtctgtgcccaggatctgaaccagcgaaaccctgggccgctgcagcagagtgcgcgaacttaaccacttggccacggggccggcccccaaatagatttttaaaatcctatcttttgccttataattttaaaatagaaaaatacctgTGTTGCGTCCATAATATATACACAGCTATgccaaatcaataaaaaaagcaACTACTACTGAAAATGTGCAAAGAATGTGCACAGGTGATTCCTAGAAGAACAAATGGCCAAGAAATatctgagaagatgctcaacCGTATTAGTAATacgaaaatgcaaattaaagtaataatgagatatcacttttcactttcaaaagattggtaaaaatgcaaaagattatTCCATCTTTCATTGATCAAAAAGTGGGAAAACAGGCACTCATGTACCATGACCGGGGATGTAAAGTGAAATCACACTCTTTTAAAGGGGAAATTTGGTactctaaaataatttaagatgtcGTATCCTTCAGAGGAGAAGTGCCATTTCTAGGAAACTTACAGAAAAACTTGGACGTGTTTACAAAAGTATGTGTacaacggggctggccccgtggccgagtggttgagttcgcgcgctccgctgcagacggcccagtgtttcgttggttcgaatcctgggcgcggacatggcactgctcatcggaccacgctgaggcagcgtcccgcatgccacaactagaagaacccacagcggagaatacacaactatgtaccgggggggctttggggagaaaaaggaaaaaataaaatcttaaaaaaaaaaaaaaaaagtatgtgtacaaggatattcattgaaacattgtttacaatagcaaaactgaaagaataaGCATATAGCATGCTGCAAAAGAGGCTGTCAAGAACTATGAaactcacagaaaagaaaatacatggagGCACACCAAATTGTTGATGGCAGTTTCTCTAGGAAGGGAAGTAGGACgagggtgggggggtggtgaaggtggactttcatttttttacttctgtttgatttgtttgttttataagcATATGTTCATGTATTTcttgttaataaataaaatgaccaaTAGATGAGTAAATGCCTCATAATACCAGACATTCTTTACCGAATGGATGTGTGGCACATGGAGTTTGAGATTGTTAGGATCCAAGGGTCTCCTTTCAGCCTCATTTAACATGTCTTGGCTTTTGGCCCCTGGCTTGGTTCATCTCTGCATGCCTTCGGCCTACTGAGGAGGAAAGCTGAGACCCTTACACACCTCTGTGTCATTGAATCGTTGGGGTTCCAGGCATGGGTTCCACTTGACCAACTGGGGAGACGGCATGAAGTCCAAAAATGGGTAAATGGATGTTCTTGTAAAGTTGAACCCATGAATGCCATCTTCTGGAAACACTATAATCTGTACACCCTGTAAGTCAAAAACATCAAAGTAGAGTATGTGATCAGATAACGGGAAGCACCActtcactcattcgttcattctttcattcattcctctGACAGCCATCAAGCAGTTGCTCTGTACCAGGAACCAGAGGTACAAAGATGGACTCTCATCAGATATCCTAGTCTTGAGGAAACCAACACACTTGGCCTAACTCTGAGAAAACAAGGACAAAGTCCTCTCGGAACAACCATTGACGGTTCACCTGGGACATGTCAGGGAAGGAGGGAATGGCTGAGCTTGGTTGAAGGGAGCAGTTTGCTGAGCGGTTAATAGGGGTTTGGAGTTCTTGGTGGTGCAAAGAGATGGGGCCGATTATGAAAGGCCTTGAATATTGGGCTCATTCACGTACTATCTCCAGTCCATTGGTTTTCAACCTTCATTGTGCATCTAAATCAGATGGGGAGCTTCTGAAAAAACAATCTTTCTTTAGGGTGATGCTGGGACCACCCCTAAAAAGTGTTCTTGCATTGATTGTGGGTGGGGTCCTGGTAACAGTGTTTGTTTAAAAgtccccaggtgattttaatgtgcaggCAAATTTGGGACTTGCTGGGCTGGTTGGTAAAACTCAAGAGTGTTGATTCCACCATAGAAACAAGGACTTGCTCTAACTCGCAATTCCCCAAATGGGAATTAGAAGGCTCCCTCCACAATCCTGACCACCCTACAGGCCTCTTCCCACACCTGGAGACACCCTGGGCTCCCTGACTATGCCAGGCTGGGGCTCCCTGTGACATCTGCAGCAACCTAAGGAAATCCAAACACACAGGGCAGCCCTTAGTGCTCAGCCAGGGCCTCTGCTCTCCACCAACGGGGCTTACGATGCCAAGCCTGGAGCATTGCTCCAAAGTGAGAGgtagaggaggaaggcagagaaggcaTGAATAATGCACAATAACCTAAAATAAAATCTACAAGGCAACTTGCATCATTTACTTCTGGAATGCACTGCAAACTCTTTCCTTGCAATTTTTTCCTGGTTATGAAAGCTTCAAAAGTTAaactgtagaaaatttggaaaacagaaaacataaagtAAGAATTTATAATCCTATAGCATGAAGACACTTATTGTTAATATCTtggctattttcatttttttctctgtgtgtgtgtgtgtgtaattgaAATAGTAATAAATACATGGTTTTCCATCTAGACTTTCCCAATACATAGCATATCAAGACTACAAAGATACTTTCAAGAATATCATTTGTAATAGCTGTATTATATTTAAGAGGACACCGTATTTTATCCTCTATttttggacatttgaattgttccCAGCTTTTTACAGCAAAGAAAACTGTGGTGACCATCTGCATACACGGCACTCACAACATGTTCTGAATAAGTGTTGTATACAAATCTTTCATGGGATCTCTGgttatttctttagaataaagTCTTATAAGTGAAAGTACTGGGTCAAGGGTGTGAAAAATTTTAAGTTCTCAATATACACTGGCAGATTATATCTAtgtacactccctccagcagagTATGAGGTTGGACATCTTATTGCACATTGTAAAGAACGATGATGACAAACTTGGAAATAAAGTAAGATGAAGAATGTACATCTTTCCAAGATAGACTAGGGTACTGATTACCAGGCTCACTTAAGGAGTATTTATCTAGTGAATGTACCACTTTTTCACTTTGCTATTTAATAAAAGATCACCCTAGAGATTACAATTTTATTGTCCTGTAGGACATTAGCCAGTTTTGCATTTATtggaaaattcattcatttcactggCTGACATACCCACATTTCTATTCTCCAATTCTCTTTTGAATCCGTTTTACCATCTTACTAGTCCCTTCATTAATTAGTGACTTAAATAAAAGCTTTGACACATGTCCACTCCACATTTATATAgtcatgtttttaactttttgaaaattatacttggacaaatattttccattattaaaaacaaatctttgAGAGCACTGAGTGGTTTCTTATGGACAATAACATTTAAGTTACATATCATATTGGACTAACATCAAAATTGAACTGCATTCCTGAATTCATATGTGCCAGGGATGCGGAGAGGAGCCAACCGGAGCTGGGGCGGCACTTTGGATCTGATATGATTGCCAACGTTTTAGGAACATTCTAAGAAATAATCAGCATTCCTGATAAATGGCCTGAGCAGTTTTCTGATAGACCTTAATGAGATCAAGAACTACTGAGGAAGTAAGGTTGCCAGTCCAGTGACTGACCAGGCTACTATCTTTGGCTGGACTTTTCTTCCCTATAAATGCCTCTAccaagagagaaatatttttattggctTGTTCATGAACCTCTGCCCTTATAACAGGTTTGATATAAAACTCTGACACATGCTTGGCATCGCTTTGTCTGAGAAGTTGCTTTAAGACATATGACCCTGTAGGGAAGCCAAGGTATCTGTAAGCACTAGGAATGACCAGACCAGGATCTTCACCCCACGCCTTGATCacaaacagaggaggactggggcCTTGCGGCCGGCACGGGTTCCACAAGAACACGTTGTACGTTTGGCGGGCAGGTTCTTAAAATGCAGGGCCTCCAGTCACTGTCTCTCGGTTTCGGAATGGCATTTGCAAATGTCTTAGAATGGTTGTGGGGACAGGATGGAGAAGCAGGAGGTGATATTTTAGGGCTGCGCAAGCACACACTGTGCGAGAACGCTTCGAGTGGATCTGTGTCATCAGGAGGTCTGAGTGCACAGCCCCAGATTTTTTTACACTGACTTCAGCGTAGACACAAATGAGGTGTGTATCAAATGTGTGAATGACGTGAAGGTAACTGATATCTGGGATGTCAGTAAAGGTCCCCAAATAGCCCAACCGGCTGGAATGACGAAATTTAACAGCATCAATGTGAAGTCTTGCTCTCAGATTAAATAATCAACCTTGTAAGTACAGGATGGTAATGAcagcatgtgtgtctgtgtgtgtgaaaaagGCTCTGGAGTTTTTGTTGACAGCAAGTGCCTTATGAAGCCACAGTGAGGTGTGGAGGCCAAAAGTTTTCTGGGGACAACGTCTAGAATAAGAACAGTGATGGGTCTACTCCATCCTGCCCTTGCCAGACAGAGTTGGGAGAAGTGGGACAACTCTGGGCCTGGAGACAACCTGGAAAGAAGAGCTGGAAACTGCCCCTCGCAAGGAACGGGGGATATATAGATTGGGAGCAAGATGCCGCGGGGGACCATGACAGCCATCCTCCATTTGGGGAGACGGCCCGCCCCAGTAAGGGCCTCAGCCTGCTCTGTTTAGCTCCGAGGCCAGAACAATGGGTGGCAGTTACAGGGAGGCTGATGGTGGCTCACTGAAAGGAAGATCTTTCCAGAAGTTCCCACTGTCCTCAAGTGGAATGAGTGGACGTGTGAGACAGGGAGttctgggctgctgaaggtgtTTAAGGAGAACCTGGATGTCAGGCTGGGAACAAAAGAGAGGAGTGTCACCCGTCAGAAGCAGCTGGACCAGCTCTTTAGGCTCCCTTCCAACACTGGTTTTAGATctatagacagacagacacagatatTTATACGTATCACAGGCTAGAACGTTTAATGTAGCAATACATGGTGGCTGTCCAGGCGATCCTGGCCACCCTGAGCAGAGGCGGGGACTACGTGGGGCAGGACCTGCTGGCAGGACCGGGTCTGCCAGCTGCACCCCTGGACATGGGGAGGTTCTGCTCGCATGGAGTTTACCTCCCGCGGAGGCAGAGCAGGGCTTCCTCGAGGAGCGGCTGGGCTGGGTCACCCCCGCCCCAGGGTTCAGGTTAAAGGACACGCTTCCCTTCAGTTATAGATTTCCCAACAGGGCATTTTCTCTCACAGTAACATCTGGCACCGACATTTCCCTCTCTGCCCTACCCTTcctggcaggaggggaaacgccGGCCAAGCAGGAAGCCTTCACAAAGACTGGCACCAATCTCCCTTCATCCATTTGGGCTCGGTTCTGTCTGGACTGCGGCCTCTGACTGTTCATAGTCTGGCACAGAGACAAGAAATGAGCCCCCCAAAATGTGAAGGCAGCAAACTGCAGATCTGTGGCTGCTCATTATTTCAGTTCACTTTGAACGCCTCAGACAGCATGAGAGGCCATCCGTGCCTGGTGGTTTTCAGAGTTTTCTGcacatcagaatcccctgggggGCCTTAAAAATCCCCATGCCCAGCCCACATCCCATCCAACTCTGCGGGTGTGGGACCCAGGCACCCACATTTGTTTACAATCAGTTGTGACTGCTCCACACAGCCACATTTGGGGACAAGGGATCTAGCCCTGAGCTTCCCAGACTTGAGGTGAAAagcatcacctggggatcttgctaaaatgcagattccgatTCAGCAGGTCTAGGGCAGGGCTCaaattctgcatttctcacaagctccaaggggatgctgatgctgctggtccatggatcACTCTCTAAAGTAGTGAGACTCTAGCCAACTGACCACTTCGACTCAGCTTTACCAGCTGGACTGCCTTTCCAGAGGGGCTGCAGGAACCACTGACAGAGGCTAAAGAGCAATTTGCTCTGTTCTGCAAGACAAGCTAAGGTTCTAACCCAGGAGCATTTCTTGCCTTTTGGGCTGCAGTCATCACTTGCTGTTCATAGATGTCGAGGTTCTGGTTCATTAGCTCCAAGGCCTCCTTGCGGCTGGTGAGAGCTAGAGGATTCGGACTCAAGATTGACTGGTGCTCGTACACGGCAGCCACGTAATATCCAGCCTTGTGATGATCAGCCACGTAATGCTCCCCAGCGTGGACTCCCAGGGCAGCCATGTAACAGCCACAGAGGAAAAAAGCAAGCTGGCTGCTCGCTCTGGACATAATGCAGACCATACATCTGGAATGTAACAGGGCAAGGGGAAAACAGCTGAATCAAGAATCCTGCCAAGAATTTCACTTTTGCAGCTGTGATTTATTAATCCCAGCAGTTTAAACTCACCCACCGTGATCCTGCGGCTCAAAGAGTTTGTTTCATGTTCCTAAGAAAAGGGTATGTGTTTCTCTCCAAACACGTAGCAAGCTACGTTTAAAATGCCTCACTGTGTTAATAGTctggttttagaacatttccaaaaCAGACCCAGTGTTTGCCAGGATTTTCCTACGCCATCTTCAGCAAGGCGTCAGTGCGTCACTACTTGCTTTTCTAGCTGTGCACTGACGTTTTAGGCAATAATAATTATTCTGATTATTTTACATAATTCTGGGACATATTCCACATCCCACTGCCTGCCCTCTATAGACACATAACAGCTTACCGGTCAACACCAGCTACCACTGCGGTGATCCCACTAATACAGCTCAGCCTTCCTGGCCTCAGAAACCTCAGGGATGGGAATTCTCCCCGCATTTCTTTGGTTAGTAATGAAGATGAAGGCTAAGTCTCCCTTTACCGAGCGCGACGTTCTTTATTTACAGCAGAGAAAATGCTGACTTCCGCTTAAACGCCAGGACCTACTCTCTGGTATGGACAGGTAAAAAGAAGCTTCCCGATGAAAGtatgacttttttttctccttgaactttgaggATTGCCATTGCACATCACCACCTTCTCAACCTCTGTCTCTGTGACTCCCAAACTCTTGCTCAAAAGCATACTCgtttggaaataaaattcttCTGCAATGACAAAATGCAATTTTCTAGAAGACAAACTAGAATTTTCTGGAAAGTAAATTCAGCTTGGTAGCTCCTACCATAAGAGATTAGAAGTAAATTATGTCACTTACAAGGACACCCCTGTGTGCCTTTTTGCCCAAGAACAgggatttttatttctaacagttgTATGTTACTAAGTGTTTGAGAGTGAACAGTCCAATTCCGCCTTGAAAATCGGCGTGGGCTGCCAGCTGAAGCCCCTCCCCCGGCACACAGATTTACCAGGTGGCGTGCCAAGGCCAGGCCACTTGCCCCGTGGAGATGTGCTGGGGCTGACCATCCGCCCAGGAATACAGATTAAACATCAAGATAACAGAGACAAATCGAGGAAGCAAGCTGCTGCTCTTCAAGAAGCAAGTGACTCGCTGCCCAAGTCGGACTCATAACTCctgtgtttacattttaaaaccaaACTCTCCAGGCCACAAAtctctttttaatttcctctcaAACGTTCCAGAAACAAAAGTAACCATAATTATTTTCAGCAACAGAACAAGTACTAGGGCTGTTCAGTCAGAATCCTCACAAAATCCAACACTTGGAAGGAGCGAGCCCTCCCTCCCAACCCCGCCTCGTCTCAAACTGTTACTTCTTTCCCCAGGGAATAATAGCACCACCCAAATACCAAACCCCAGGACTTGTTGCCGTTCATCTGGGACACTGTAAACAATGTTTTAAGATGAGAACAAGGCGCCTTTGAGTGAGCAGTCATGAGTTTTTGAGTAGAAACAAAAGTATAATTGATAAGCTTTCCTATCTGAATTTTGCCTCTGAAGACCAGCAATGAATCATTTTAAAAGTCTCAAAgtctattttccatttcatctctgGTTGCAGAGTGATGATAATGGGGAGTGGTCTGGGGGGAAAACTTTCATCTTCAAAGTCATATTCACAATATTTCTAAAGTATAAGCCTACGGCCTCACTaagaggtggagaaactgaggctggaggacaGGTGTATGAACCAGTGCCGGTGGAGGCAGGTCAGGAGGTCCTGGGGCCAAGAGTGGCGTTCCCAGCATCCTCCTCTCTCAACTAAGAGCTGTATGCCACCAATTTGGGGACACAGAACATTTGTTTGTTTCAGGGACTTGCAATCCTGAGGAACTGAAGAACCAGCAAGATAtcacatttctttctattttgagaagataaaatttagaTTATTCACAACAGGGGCCCAGTAGGAGAGCTGAAACGGCAATCATTGTGCGCAAACAAAGGCAGGTTGATAATAAGGGGTTATACAGATTCAACCAGGTATTCACGCTTGAAACAAGCACCCTGAATGAGGTAGGAGAGAATGAGCAATTATAATAAAAACAGGTACaacaagggctggccctgtggccgagtggttaagttggcgcactccactgcaggcggcccagtgtttcgttggttcgaatcctgggcgcggacatggcactgctcatcaaaccacgctgaggcagcgtcccacatcccacaactagaaggacccacaacgaagaatatacaactatgtaccgtggggctttggggagaaaaaggaaaaaaataaaatctttaaaaaaaaaaaataggtacaaCAGTTTGCCCTTGGGAGAGTGGTGAAATAGCAGCTATTTCAATCAAGTTCACAAATGCTGGTCTTCCTCTTTATTTGGCCCCATTCAACTGTCTCAGGAAAAACCAAATGAGGCCTGAGGTAGGGGCTCTGAAGGGCCCAGCAGGCAGGAGATGGGGGCCTTCTCCATTAGAAGGGCTGAGGCAATGCCAGACATTtccagtggttgccaggtgctggcTCATGATACATGCAcaggggggtggggtgcaggggcTCCCTGAGAACAAGGGAGGCCCTGGAAGTCAGGGGGATCTTGGAAATCCAGCAACTGATCTATCTTTACGGCTGGCCAGGACGTGGACCATAGACAAAATGGTGTCCAGAGGTGTGTGCCTGGTCTGAAAAGGTAGCTATGCGCTCTCTTCCATTGGAGGACATTTGACATATAAGACTAAAGTAAAGGAAGGGCCTGGCATGGACGCACTACTGAGGTGACAGTGTGCTCCCATAACCTACTGCATACACTCTCAGGGCTCACCACAGCCCTCTGAGATGGGGGCGCTCGGGAGGTGCCCTGAATCCCACTGCCAGGAAAGAGCAGCGCTGGAAGGGCACCCACTTCAGACACTCACAGGACACCCAACTGTGAGTCAGACACAGGTGTAGGTGtcagggacacagcagtgaacaagccCAGTCCTTCCGCATGGAGCCCCCACTCTGGATGTATGAGGAAACCGACCACCATCAAATAAACATGGAGTGTGGCACACAGCAGAAGTGCATACAAGGAACACAGGGGAGAAAGACAGGGAGGGCCTGGCCTGGGTAGCGGACAATTTTAAACAgtatggtcagggaaggcctccatgAGAAGGTGGTGtctgaaggaggggagagaagaggcccTGTGGATGCCTGGGGaagggctccaggcagagggaatggcccCATCAAAAGGCCCTAGTGGGATTTTGCTGGGTGGttcaagaaacagcaaggagaaCAGTGGGCTGGAGCCCAGGCACCAGAGGAAGGTGGCAGAAAATGAAGTCCGAGAGAGAAACAACAGGGCCGCGCTCACGGGCCTCCTCACCACGCCCCTGCAGTTCCCCTGTCCTCGTCCACTCTAATATTGTTGGAGCAGCCCTGTGAGAACCAGTGAGTGCCTGAGTCACTCACAACATGCCTCTGCTCAAAATCTTCCAGCGATTCCCCAATGCAtgcagagtaaaagccaaagacCTTACAGCACGCCAACAGGAAAGATCCAGGAGACAGGAAATCACCGCAGGGAGGGGAGAACACTGCCGGGCTGACATCTTTAAGCAAGCATCCTGAGCTTTTCACTGCCCTAGAGAAGCCCTTGCTTctcatttcataatgaaaaatgaTCCCCCGACACTCATGCTGATCAGGAAGGTTCCTGTGATCTatgagaagaagaaatcaaagtcTAAGTTACAGAGAAATCTATTTTGTGGAAATTTGGTAACATGTCAATCACTAGATATTTTTACACCCAAGGAACTTTTTCCATCTCGCTAAATGATTCATCTTGATAATTAGCTGCATTTCCTTCCTAGCCATGCTATTACAATGGTGTCTTTTGCAATAAAATGAAAGGATTATTATT is a genomic window of Equus asinus isolate D_3611 breed Donkey chromosome 21, EquAss-T2T_v2, whole genome shotgun sequence containing:
- the BTD gene encoding biotinidase isoform X1, yielding MPSRCMVCIMSRASSQLAFFLCGCYMAALGVHAGEHYVADHHKAGYYVAAVYEHQSILSPNPLALTSRKEALELMNQNLDIYEQQVMTAAQKGVQIIVFPEDGIHGFNFTRTSIYPFLDFMPSPQLVKWNPCLEPQRFNDTEVLQRLSCMALKGEMFLVANLGTKQPCHSSDPGCPNDGRYQFNTDVVFSSNGTLVDRYRKHNLYFEAAVDAPLKVDHIIFDTPFAGKVGIFTCFDILFFNPAIQLLRDSEVKHIVYPAAWMNQLPLLAAIQIQSAFAIAFGINFLAANIHHPSLGMTGSGIYTPLKSFWHHDMESSKGHLIIAQVARNPQGLVGTENATGKMDPSHSKFLKILAGDPYCEKDAQEIHCDAATKWNMNAPPTFYSEMMYDNFTLVPVWGKEGYLRVCANGLCCYLLYQRPTLSKELYALGVFDGLHTVHGTYYVQVCALVKCGGLGFDTCGQEITEATGIFEFHLWGNFSTSYIFPLFLTSGMTLETPDQLGWENGHYFLRKSRLSSGLVTAALYGRLYERD
- the BTD gene encoding biotinidase isoform X2; the protein is MVCIMSRASSQLAFFLCGCYMAALGVHAGEHYVADHHKAGYYVAAVYEHQSILSPNPLALTSRKEALELMNQNLDIYEQQVMTAAQKGVQIIVFPEDGIHGFNFTRTSIYPFLDFMPSPQLVKWNPCLEPQRFNDTEVLQRLSCMALKGEMFLVANLGTKQPCHSSDPGCPNDGRYQFNTDVVFSSNGTLVDRYRKHNLYFEAAVDAPLKVDHIIFDTPFAGKVGIFTCFDILFFNPAIQLLRDSEVKHIVYPAAWMNQLPLLAAIQIQSAFAIAFGINFLAANIHHPSLGMTGSGIYTPLKSFWHHDMESSKGHLIIAQVARNPQGLVGTENATGKMDPSHSKFLKILAGDPYCEKDAQEIHCDAATKWNMNAPPTFYSEMMYDNFTLVPVWGKEGYLRVCANGLCCYLLYQRPTLSKELYALGVFDGLHTVHGTYYVQVCALVKCGGLGFDTCGQEITEATGIFEFHLWGNFSTSYIFPLFLTSGMTLETPDQLGWENGHYFLRKSRLSSGLVTAALYGRLYERD